The genome window AAACCATACGCAATTATCTCCACAGGAATTCACGATGAGACACTTCAATCTTAAATCCAAAGTTCGATTGCTGTTTGCGCTGGCGGCGTCGCTTCTGCTGGCCGGCGCGGGCACCGCATCGCTGCCGCCGAAGGAGAAGCTGTTCGAGCAGTTCGGCGTCACACCACCCCGCACGGTCAAGGAAGCGCCCGACTTCACCCTGACCACGCTGGAGGGGAAAACGGTGAGCCTGAAGGAATATGAAGGCAAACCCATTCTCATCCACTTCTGGGCCACGTGGTGCAAGCCCTGCAAGGATGAGTTGCCGACCATCCAGAAACTGCACGAAGACCTGGGCGGCGACGTG of Nitrospina watsonii contains these proteins:
- a CDS encoding TlpA family protein disulfide reductase encodes the protein MRHFNLKSKVRLLFALAASLLLAGAGTASLPPKEKLFEQFGVTPPRTVKEAPDFTLTTLEGKTVSLKEYEGKPILIHFWATWCKPCKDELPTIQKLHEDLGGDVVHILTINIDRWNKDRVEEFQRDFGLHFPILLDPKQEVRRKYFIMGLPTSYLVGADGKLAGYISGPREWDTPVSHQIMKSLAAKAG